Genomic window (Arcobacter aquimarinus):
TCGCTTAAATTTACTGGCTTTTTGGGAATTTGTGGGATTATTTTTATAACTTCTCTTAATGTATCTATTGTTATAGATTGAGCTGTATGTTCATTTTTTCTATCTTTTATAAATTCTGTTAATATCTCTGATATTTTTTTTACTTTTGCTCCATTTGTTTTTGAATCTTCTAAAATTTTATCTGTATAATTACAATAATTATATAAAAAATCTTTCTCTATCTCTTCTATTGATTTATATTTTTGTTTTTGTTCATGTGTATATGAAGTAGAATGTATGTTATTTGCTTCTGTATTGAATGATTTTTCATTTAGGGGTATAAAATTATCTCCAAATCTATTAAGAGCCCTTTGACGGTCAATTTTGAGTATTTGTGCTTCTGTTTTGAATAACATACTTAAAAAATCTAATAAATCTTTCTCATTTGTTGATGTTCTTAATCTATTATATAACTCTTTTAATTCTGTGGTGCTTCTTTTTACTATATCTTTTCCGTGTTTTTTAAGTGGTGTTTTAATTTGTTGATAACTTCCTACGGCTAAATGCTCAAAAGTTTGTAATGCTTTATCTATAACTTCTGGTTGCCCTCCACTTAATTTGATTTTACCTAATATTGGGTCTTCTTTTTCAATTTTAAATAATTCTGATAAATGATTGTGTCTTAATTCTTCCAATTGTTTATTTTCTACAAGTGCTTGTTCTTTATAATTATCTAAAACATTTATAATCTCTGTTATATTAAAAGGCAATGGTTTTCCTTGGCTCTTGATATATTCAAATATATCTCTTGTTAATTTGTTGAAGATTATAACTAATTTAGAAGCTTTTTTACAATTAGTATGTTTTGTATTGAATGAATAAAAATAGTCTGTGTTGGGGATTCTTCTTTTATAAAAATAGTATCTGTTCTTTTTATATAAATACATAATATTTCGCCTTTATTAAGACAAAACATTCTTAAAGTTACCTAAAATGTTCTCCATTTTTTAAGTGATTTTTAATAATCAAGAAAATGTTATCTAATTTGATAATTATGTTATCAACAAAAAAGGATAACAAAATAGCCTAAAACAGGGAACAAATGAATAACATAACGGAAAACAAAAAGATTTTATATTTTTTAAAAGCTTGATTTTAAGGGGATTTTGTTTAGAAATGAAAAATGGCAGAGAGCAAGGGATTCGAACCCTCGGAGGCGTGAACCTCGCCGGTTTTCAAAACCGGTACAATCGACCAACTCTGTCAACTCTCTACACATATATGGTGCGAATGGTGAGAATCGAACTCACACTCCGAAACCGGAACGGGATTTTAAGTCCCGCGCGTCTACCTATTCCGCCACACTCGCACATTTTAAGTAAGTCAATTTTAAGTTGTTCTACTTAAATTGGACTGGAATTATAATAGGTTTTTTTTTATTTGTCAAGAGATTTTTAAATAAAATTTGAAATTTATAAAATTTTTTATATTTTAATAAAAATTGAACAGCAATAAATGTATAATCTAAAGATATAATTTATGCATAATTAAAGGATTGAAATTGAGAAGTGATGAAGTAAAAAAAGGGTTTGATAGAACTCCTCATAGGTCATTATTAAGAGCAACTGGTTTAAAAGATGAAGATTTTGATAAACCATTTATTGGAGTAGCTAATTCTTTTATTGAATTAATTCCTGGACATTTTTTCTTGGATAAGGTATCAGCTATTATAAAAGAAGAGATAAGAGCTAATGGCTGTGTTCCATTTGAATTCAACACTATTGGAGTTGATGATGGTATCGCTATGGGACATGATGGTATGTTATTTTCATTACCGTCAAGAGAGTTAATTGCAAACTCTATTGAGACTGTGATGAATGCACATAAATTAGATGCAATGATTGCTATTCCTAATTGTGATAAAATAGTTCCAGGTATGATTATGGGAGCTTTAAGAGTAAATGTTCCAACAGTATTTGTATCAGGTGGTCCAATGGAAAAAGGTTACACAAAAGATGGAACTCCAATTGACTTAGCAACTGCTTTTGAAGCTGTTGGAAAGCATGAAGCTGGTGAAATGAGTGATGAAGAGTTAAAAGATATCGAATGTAATGCATGTCCAAGTGGAGGTTCATGTTCAGGTATGTTTACAGCTAACTCTATGAATACACTTATGGAAGCAATGGGGATTGCATTACCAGGTAATGGTACAATCTTGGCTTTAACTCCTGAGAGAGAAGAGTTATATAGAAAAGCTGCTAGAAGAATTTGTGAAATTGCATTAGATGAAGCATCAAGAGAAAAATATAAATTAAAAAATATCTTAAATGAAAATGCGGTTAAAAATGCATTTGCAGTTGATATGGCAATGGGTGGAAGTTCAAACACTGTATTACATATGTTAGCTATTGCTAAAGAAGCAGGTGTTAATTTTGAATTAAAAGACATTAATGCTATTTCAAAAAAAGTTTCTCATATTGCTAAAATTTCTCCATCTTTATCTACTGTTCATATGGAAGATATCAACAAAGCTGGTGGTGTAAATGCTGTTATGAAAGAGATGTCAAAAAGAGGTGATGATATTTTAATGGAAAACCTTACAATCTCTGGAGAAACTACTTTAGAAAAAATCAAAGATGCTTACATCAAAGATACAAATATTATTCACACTATTGATAATCCATATTCAGCGGTGGGTGGATTAGCTATTTTATATGGAAACTTAGCTGAGCAAGGTGCTGTTATTAAAACTGCTGGAATTACTGGTTCTAGAGTATTTACAGGGAAAGCTGTATGTTTTGATGGACAACCAGAAGCAATTAAAGGAATTGTATCAGGAAAAGTTCAAGCTGGTGATGTTGTAGTTATCAGATATGAAGGTCCAAAAGGAGGTCCTGGAATGCAAGAAATGTTAGCACCAACTTCTTTAATCATGGGAATGGGACTTGGAGATAAAGTAGCATTAATCACAGATGGAAGATTTAGTGGAGCTACAAGAGGAGCATCTATTGGTCACGTAAGTCCTGAAGCAGCTGAAGGTGGAATGATTGGATTACTAAAAGATGGTGATGAAATTCATATCGATGTTGACCAATATATCTTATCTGTAAACTTATCTGATGATGAAATAGCAAAAAGAAAAGCTGAATTTAAACCATTAAAAAAACCACTTAATTCTTCTTGGTTAGGTCAATATAGAGCACTTGTAACAAATGCAAGTAGTGGTGCTGTTTTAAAAACAGATTTATAACGATTAAATAGGGAATTTTTCCCTATTTTAATTAACTTTTTATTAACTTTTTATTGGAAAATAGTTTACTCTTATACTTTACAATGTCAATATAATAAATTCAAAAAGGATATAAAAGTGAAGAAAAAACTTTTACTAATTTCTACGCTGATTGCAACACAATTGTTTGCGAAAACTATAGATTTTGAAATGATGGATAAAAATCCAACAAGAATAGCTCCAAATACAACAAATGAAATTTTGTCTTTTAATAGCAGTATAAAAGATTCTGTACACTCTATTGTTAATATTTCTGCAAAAAGACATGTGGATACAGGCTTAGATACTTTACCTTTACAAATGTTTAATGACCCATTTTTCAAAAGATTTTTTGGTGATCAATTTGGAAATCAATTTAAACAAAATAGAGTTCAAAGATCTTTAGGTTCAGGAGTAATCGTTTCAAAAGATGGTTATATAGTTACAAATAATCATGTTGTTGAAAATGCAGAAGAGATAACTGTAACAATCGGTGATGATACAACAGAATATAACGCAAAACTTATAGGTCGAGATGCAGATAGTGATATTGCTGTAATAAAAATAGATTCTGATGTGAAATTAACTCCTATCAAACTTGGTGATTCAAATAGCTTAATGGTGGGAGATGTTATTTTTGCTATTGGAAATCCATTTGGAGTGGGAAGTACTGTAACTCAAGGAATTATTTCAGCTTTAAATAAAAATAAAGTTGGAATAAATAGATATGAAAATTATATTCAAACTGATGCTTCAATAAATCCTGGAAATTCTGGTGGTGCATTGGTTGATAGCCGTGGAGCTTTAATTGGAATTAACACAGCTATCATCTCAAAAAGTGGTGGTAATAATGGAATTGGATTTGCAATTCCTGTTGCAATGGTTAAAGATGTTGTTGAAAAACTTGTAGCAGATGGAAAAGTAACAAGAGGTTACTTAGGTGTTGCTATTGGAGAATTAGATAATGATTTAGCAAAAGTTTATAAAAGAAAAGAAGGTGCTTTAGTTCTAGATATCTCAACTGAAACTCCTGCAGCTAAAGGTGGTTTAAAAAGAGGAGATTTAATCTATTCTATAAATGGTAAAGCTATAAAAGATAGAACTTCTTTACAAAATACGATTGCATCATTCCCACCTGATGAAAAAATTAAATTAGGTATTGAAAGAGATGGGAAAGATATATCTTTAGATATAGTTTTAGGAGATAGATCAACTTTAGTTCAAATTCAATCTGATAACAATACTTTCCTTGGTGGTTTAAAACTAAGTGTTATTGACTCTCAATTACAAAAACAGTTTAGATTACCTGTTGATTCAGCTGGAATATTAATTTCAGATGTAGAACCAAAATCAAATGCTGAAAAAGTTGGTTTTCAAGCTGGAGATATTATAGTTCAAATTGAAGATGTAGAAATTAAGAATTTTACAAATATAGAAACAGCTTTAAAAAAGTATAATAAGAAATATAAAAGAGTTTATGTAAATAGATATGGTCAAACTATTCTATTTGTAATTCAATAAAAAGGATTTCCCATTATTAAAGTACTTATGATAGAAGATGATTTAGAATTAGCTCAAATCATCACTGATTATCTAAAATCATTTGATATTGAAGTTATCAACACAGATAGTCCATACAATGGACTATCTATGCTTAATGTACATAAAGATTATCAACTAATAATTTTGGATTTAACTCTTCCTGAAATTGATGGGTTAGAACTTATTCCAAAAATAAGAGAAAAATCTAATATTCCAATTATTATAAGTTCAGCACGAGATGATATTTTGGACAAAGTTATGGGATTAGAAAGAGGAGCAGATGATTATCTTCCAAAACCATATAATCCAAGAGAACTTCAAGCAAGAATCAAAACTATATTAAAACGTGTTGATTTACAAAATGAACCTAAAAAAACTGAACAAAATTCACTTTTTGAAGTAAGAGAAGATGATATGCAAATACTTTTCAAAGGTGTTGCTTTAACTCTTACATTAGCTGAATATGATATTTTAAAGCTACTAATTCAAAGAAATCATGGTGTTGTGGCAAGAGAAGATTTCATTTACGCAAGTGACAATATTGAAGATGAATCTTCACTTAAAAATATTGATGTAATTATTTCAAGAATTAGAACTAAATTATCAAAAATTGATGATAGTCAAACTTATATCAAATCAGTAAGAGGTATTGGATATCAGTTAGTATGATAAAAAATATCTCTATTTCCACTTTTGTAAATATCATATTTACGTTGGCTTTTATCTCTATTTTTATAACTTTTGCAATGTTTATCAATTATGATAAACAAAAACATGAACTTTCACTTCAAAATAGATATGAATTAATAGCAGAAAATTTTTTAAGTACATTTCAAAGTCATCCAACTTTTGAAACCCTGCTTGCTTTATACAAAAAGTTTCAAGTTATACCTATTGAAGAGAGAGAAGAGAAACTTGAAATAATAAAAAATGCTCAAGAATTAACAATAACACAAAATTTTTTAGGAACATACAGAGTTTATAAATATAATGATGTTTACTATATCTATGTACAACAATTTGGCTATAACGTTATGCTAAAAGACTCTACAAATCACAACTATAGTATGGCTTTTATTGTTATTGGATTTACCATATCTTTGTTTACTTTTTTATTTTTATATGAAATTTTAAAAAGAAAATTACATCCATTAAAAGTGCTAAATAAACAACTTATTGCATTTTCAAATGGAAATAAAGATATAAAGCTAAACTATACGAGTAACGATGAAATAGGAACTATTGCTAAAAGTTTTAATGAAGCAATAAATATCATAAATAATCAATCAAAATCAAAAGATTTATTTATGCGAAATATGATGCATGAATTAAAAACTCCTATTACAAAAGCTATGTTTATTGCTGAAACTTTAAATGATGATAACAAAAGAGAGACCTTACAAAGAGCCTTTAAAAGAATGGATGATATTATCAAAGAATTAGCAACAGTTGAAAAATTAACTTCTAAAAACACTATGATTTTTAAAGAAGAGAGCTCTTTTTTCAAAATATATACAAAAACTTTAGATTTAATGATGGTAAATCCTGAAAATATTGCTGCTAAAATCAGAGATTTTAAATTTGAAGTTGATACTTATATGATGTCTATTGCTTTAAAAAATCTTATAGATAATGCTATAAAATTCTCACCAAATAAAAAAGCAATTATAAATGCTTCAAAAGAGAAAATAGAAATTAGCTCTTTAGGGGAGCCTTTAAGTCATGAACTTTCTTATTATACAGAAGCCTTTTCACAAGAAGAAAAAAGAAGTGATGGTTTTGGATTAGGACTTTATATCGTAAAAACTGTTGTAAATTTACATGGATTTAAACTAGAATATAAATACGAAGGTGGAAGAAATTACTTCATCATAAATATGATGAAGTAACTCTTCTTTAAAATTTAAGACCTTACATCTTTCATAACTTCAAACCAATTTGTGTTGAAATTCTTTTTTATATATTTAGCCCTATGGGGCACGATACAGCCTGAACAATTTTGATGAATATAATCTTCACCTATGTATTGTGCTCCATCTCGTGAATTTATATTACAAACAGAATATAGAGTTTTTCCATCCGCTGTTTTTTCAAATCCTTCATCTTTAAATCTAAAATTTGGACAAGCACATAAATAACAATTTAAATCTTCCATATCGTGGCATTTTTTATTATCTTTATAAAGTGGACAAAAATCTGGTTCATTTTTTACCATATTTTCAAATTTAAAATACTCAATAATCTCATCTTTTGATTTATTTGTTAATTTTTTCATTACATTTGCGTGTAGTTCTCCTTGTTTTAAAAACCACTCTTCATAAGTCATACTAAAACTCCTAAAATTAATACAATAATTATAAATATATCCAAACGATTTCTAAGACTTAAAGCCTCTAAAACATCACTATTTTCTATATTTTCTTTTCCATCTCCAAAAAAAGGTTTATTTTTTATCTTTCCAAAATAAGAAGTTGGACCGCCTAGTTTAACATTTATAGCTAGTGCAAAAGCTGATATTGGATAACCTGCGTTTATACTTTCATGTTTTTTTCCATATCTTTTAAACTCTAAAAAAGCTTTTTTACTAAAAAATAGTAAAGCTATCAAAATAGCTGTGATTCTTGAAGGAATAAAATTTACAACATCATCGAGTCTAGCAGAAAATTTACCAAACTTTTCATATTTTTCATTTCTATATCCAACCATTGAATCAAGAGTATTTATAGCTTTATAAATAAATGCTCCAACTATTCCAAAACATAAAAGATAAAAAAGTGGAGCAACAACTCCATCACTTAGGTTTTCAGCATAAGTTTCAATTGCTGCTTTATTTATTTGACTATCATTCAAGTCTGATGTATCACGACTAACTAACATAGAAATTTTTTGTTTTTTTTCTTGTAAATTTTCACTTGTTATAACCTCGTTTACACTATCATAAAGCATTTTAGAAGCTATTGTAAATGATGCTAAAAATCCTTGAACTAAAATATTATCAAACAAAGATAAAAAATATGAGATTATAAAAACTATAAATATAAGAGAAATTGTTAAAAGAAATCCTCTAAAAATAGAATCCTTATAAAACTTCTTTTGAAACCAAGAAATATAATTTCCCATCAAAATAATAGGATGTTTAAAAAACTTAAGTTCTTCATACTCTTTAAAAATCCTATCTAAAATATATGCTATCAAAGCTACTTCATAAAACATTGAACTTACAAATTTCCTATCTTTAAATTTTTTATTAGTGATATAATAAATCAATTGAAATAGTATCATTACTTTATTAAAAGGAGTTCAAATGAAAGTACTACTAACAGGCTCTACTGGATATATTGGAAGAAGATTAAAACAAATACTTTTAAATGATGAAAATATAGAATTAAAACTTCTTGTTCGAAATAAAAAAAGTGTAACTACTTTAGATAAAAACGTTACTATCATACAAGGGGATACTTTTGATAAAGAGAGTTTGAAAGAAGCCCTAAAAGATGTAGAAGTGGCTTATTATTTGATTCACTCTTTAAGTAATGAAAACTATAAAGACCTAGATAAAATCTCTGCTCAAAACTTTCTAGATGTTGCAAATGAGTGTGGAGTAAAAAGAATCATTTATCTTGGTGGGCTTGGAGTTAAAAATGAAAATACAAGTGAACATTTACTTTCTCGTATTGAAACGGGAGAAATTTTAAGCTCAAATAAAAATGTTCAAACTATTTGGTTTAGAGCTGGTGTGATTATTGGTTCGGGAAGTGCTAGTTTTGAGATTATTAGAAACTTAACTGAAAAACTTCCTATTATGACAACTCCAAAATGGGTAAATACAAAAGCTCAACCAATAGCTGTAAGTGATGTTTTATCATATTTACACAATGGTTTGTATTTAAATGAAAAAGAAAATTTGATAGTTGATATTGGAAGTGAACAACTAAGTTATAAAAATATGATGTTAAAAACTGCAAAAGTTTTGGGATTAAAAAGATATTTGATTACCTTGCCTTTTATGAGTATAAATCTCTCTTCTTATTGGCTAAATCTTTTTACGCCCGTTCCTTTTACCGTTGCAAAAGCTTTGATTGAAGGGCTTAAATCAGAAGTAATAATTCAAAATGACCACGCAAAAAAATATTTCCCAAATATAACTCCAATCTCTTATGAAGAGGCTGTAAAAAATGCTATAAATGAGATAGAAGAAAACCAAGTAATAAGCAGATGGAATGACAAAGGAGATGGAGTTTGGGAGAAAAATGCTCAAAATGAAATCTCAAAAGCTGTATTTATAGATAGAAAAGAAGTAGATATTTCACATATAGATGCTTCAAAAGTCTATCAATCATTTATTAGTATTGGTGGAGAAAATGGCTGGTTTGACTTTGATTTTTTATGGGAATTAAGAGGAATTATCGATAAATTAATCGGTGGAGTTGGACTTAAACGTGGAAGAAGAAGCCAATGTGATTTAAGAATTAGTGATTGTTTAGATTTTTGGAAAGTTGTGGATTTACAAAAAGATGAAAGACTTTTACTTTATGCTCAAATGAAAGTTCCAGGGGAAGCTTGGCTTGAATTTAAAATCAAAGATAACAAACTAATCCAATCAGCCTACTTTTATCCAAAAGGAGTTTTGGGAAGATTATACTGGTATGCGTTGGTTCCCCTTCACTATTTTGTATTTAACAATATGATAAAAAGTATAATCAAAAAGGCAAAAGCTCTTTAGCTTATGCTTTTTATTAAATGTTCTACATCTAATTTTGCTTTTAAAGTAGAGATAAAATTATCAACAGTTTGTTTTTTATACTCTTGAAAATCAAAACCTACATAATCAGCTTTTATTGATTTAAAATATTTTGTTCTAAATTCGTTGTTATCAAAAATTTGATGTACAAAAGTACCTTTGAAATTTTGTTTTTCAAAAGATAATGGATATTTTTCACACATTCCATGATGTATTTCAAAACCAGCTATTTTTTCACCAAATAACTCATAAGTTTTTTTCTCTAAAATTTTCTCTTTTTCAAAAATAATATTATCAGGAATAAAGGCAAATCCCTCTTCTTTGATGATTTCTTCATTCTCTATTGCATAAATATCTTCAAGATTCTCAAACATCATCTCATATCCACCACAAATAGCACAAATCTCTTTTTTGTAGTTTTTAATCTGCTCAAAAAGTCCAGTCTTTTTTAACCAAAGCAAATCTTTGATTACAAGTTTACTTCCAGGAAGTATCACTAAATCAAACTTTTCAAGTGAAATGTTGGAACTAACAAACTCCACAAAAACCTCATCATCAGCAATCAAAGGCTCAAAATCATTGTAGTTACTCATATATGGATATGCAATTACTGCAATATCTAGTTTTTTATTTTTGGGTTGTTGAACAAAGTTTTTCAAACTAGCACTATCTTCAAATCCAAGATTAAAAGGCAGATATGGCAATACTCCTAAAACTGGAATCTTGAAATCCTCTTGAATGATTCTAATGCCTTCATCAAAAAGTGTTAAATCACCTCTAAATTTATTTACAATTACACCTATTACATTTTTTCGTAACTTTTCTGGAAGTAGATTATAAACTCCCCAAATAGAAGCAAAAACTCCACCTTTTTCTATGTCTGCTACAAGTATGATTTTTGTGTTATAAACACTAGCTATAAAAATATTTGATAAGTCTTTATCCATAAGATTTAACTCAACGGGACTTCCAGCACCCTCAGCAACTATGCAATCATACTTTTTATCAAGATAATCAAAACATCGCTTAACAGCAGGTTTAAGTAAATCTAAATCTCTATAATATTCTCTCACATCTTTATTAGTTACAACTTTTCCCTCAACTATAAGTGAGGCAGAACTTCCTCGTCCAGATTTTAGTAATACTGGATTTAGATGATATGAAGTAGGAACACCTAAAACCTCAGCTTGAAAATATTGAGCGATTGCTATTTCACTTCCATCATCGCAAACGTGAGAATTATTTGATACATTTTGTGCTTTAAATGGTGTTACTGAAATTCCTAAATCTTGAAGTATTTTAGCTATCACAAAAGTGATTGTTGATTTTCCTGCATCACTTGAAGTTCCGAAGATTGAGATGTTATTCATCTATTAAAATTCCTGTTTCTATGAAGTTATTAATTTTTTGGAATAAAACATTATTTGTCCCAATATAATTAATTTTATATCTATAAAACAAATACCAAATTTTTATATATATTTTATTATCATTTATAAAATCTATTAGTTTGTTTTTTTGTGTCATAGAAGGGGAAGTGGTTATTTCATCAATTATTAAATTTACATTAATTTCTTTTTTATTTAAAATATTAAAAAATTCTTTACTCAAAATTTGAAAATTTTTATCAGATATATAATCTAATTCTTTAATAAAGAAAAGCTTTCCGTCATTCATTTTTTTTTCGATGAAATGACAATGATACAAAATAAAATTAATATTAATAAAAATTAAATATCTTAAAATAGCATCATTCATTTCTTGTTTTTTTTCAATCCATTCAACTAAATTATCCAAAACTTGAATATAGATTCTTGCATTTAATTCTTCTGTTTCTTCAATAGTTTTTAGAATAATTTCTTTATACTTATCTAATACTCTATATCGTTTAATACTAAAAATAGTTTCAAAAAGTTCTTTTATGCTTGGGTCATATTTCAAAAACTTTGATACAGATTTTTCTTTTACTTTTGAAAATACATCTTTTTCTTCACCTTTAAATACATCATCATTTAAAATAATCACTACTTTACAATCAAAGTTTAAAGTTAATTGAGTAATAAATCCAAATAAATCATTTAAATCTATATCTTTTGATTTTCTTTCAAAATCATCAAAACAGATGATTGCACCATTCTTTAATCTTTCAAGAGCAATTCTTTCTTGATTGTCTTTTTGTTCTTCTTTCACACCATTTGCAAATTTTTCAATCTTTTCAGAAAAAATACTTCCATATCTTTTTGTATATTTTGTAAATGTAGAAACTTTTTGTGTAACAATATTTTCTCCACCTATTGCACTAAAATATAATTGTGCGAAAATATCATTTTCAATCTCTTCAATTGAACTTTTACCATACAAACTTACGTAAGAATAAGCACTATTTTTGATACTTAACTCTTTTTTTAATTCATCAGTTGCAATAATCTTCTTCCAAAAATGAGTTTTCCCACTTCCCCATTTTCCTGAAAGCATAATAACTTTACCGTTGTTATTATCATTTAGTAAATATCCATTATTTTCATCAACTAAATATTCTTTTAGGATTTTCGCATTTGCCATCTTAGTCCTTATTTCTTATACGAATTTTCTCTTGATTTCACAGCAACAACAAGTATAATAAGTCTATCTTCCTCTTTTTTATAAATAACCCTATATGTTCTAAGTTTTAATCTATAAAGTTCTTCATTTAATCCTTGAAGTTTTTTTATTTTGCCAGTTTTTAGAAGTTCTTGTTCGTATTCAAAAGAGAAATTATTTGTAAATTCTAAAATTGAATCTGTAATGAATTTAATATTTGCTTTGTCTATTCGTTTGAAATCTTTTATTGCTGTTTTTTTATAAACAACACTATACATCTAAATACCCAATTCTTTTAATAACTCATCATGGCTAATTGTTCCACTACTATCATTTAACCTTTTTTTAGCAAGTTGTATATCTTGATAATCCATATACATCTCAAGGGCTTCACTAATAATTGCTGTTTTCTTTTTCCCTAACTCTTTTGACATTATGTCTAAATCTTCAAGTAATTCTAAAGATAGAGTAAATGTTGTTGGTTTAACTGTTTTATACATAATAAACTCCTTTTATATTGTTTATTATATTGTTTATTATATTTATTGTCAACTAAACATAAATCATTTTTTTAGTCATTCCACCATCAACAACTATATTTTCACCAGTGATAAAACCTCTATTTTTTAGTAAAAATTTTACAGTATCTACTATATCCAAAGAAGTTCCAACTCGTCCGCTTAAGTGTTGTTCATTATCATTTGCAGTTGGTTTATAGTTAATATCTGTATTTATCCAACCTGGACTTATAGAATTTACTTTTACATTTGGTGCTAAACTAGCAGCTAGTGCGTGAGTTAGTGAACTAATTCCACCTTTTGAAGCACTATAACTTTCAGTTCCACTCTCACTCATCAAAGCTCTTGTTGAAGAGATATTTATAATATGCCCTTTGGATTCTTTTAGTAATGATGCAAACTCTTTTGATAAGATATAAGGTGCTGTTAAATTCACACTTATTATCTTTTCCCACTCTTCTATGGTTTGTTCTTCTAGTGATATATGATTAAAAATTGCTGCATTGTTTATTAGTGCATAGATTTTATTTCTATCTTTTTTGATTTTTTCTATAGTTTTTAATAACTGCTCTTTAGAAGATAAATCACACTTATAAAACTTCACTCTATCCATCTTTTTTTCTATTATATCTATATTTATTATTTGATATTTTTTTCTTAAATTTTTTGCTAGTGCTTTTCCTATACCATTTGAAGCACCTGTTATTATGATAGTCTTCATATTCTTCCTAATACTTATACTCTAATTTATTTATAACTAATTTTTTATTTACAAACGGGTCAACAATTGCACTTATTTCATCTAGTTTATATTTCAAAGGAAAACCAATTTTTGAATTTTGGGCTGTACTTTCTAAAATATAAAAAGGTTTATCATTTACATATAAAGCTTTTTTATTTAGTTTTATATCTTCAAAATTTATAATCACAAAAATATGCTCTGGAACTAATACAAAATAAACTTTTTCATAACCACTAACTTTTAAAAGTGAAATCAAAAGATTTGATTTATCATCACAATCTCCAAAATTTTGTTCAACTACATTTTTAGGACTTCGTGCAACACTTTCATTTATTTTATATGGAATTGCTGTAACAAAATCAAGCATTGATTGAACTTCACAAAGTTTGTCATTTTGACAATCTTTTGTTAAATATAAAGCTAGTTTTTTTGTATAGTCATCTTTTCTTACTTGATTTACATAAGTTGCATCACCGATATCTATAAACTGATTTTTCACTATAAAAAATGAAGAAACTATCAAATAAATCACATAAATAATAAAAATAGCAGATAATAAAAAAGAGAAATATTTTAAAAATCTATTGTTTATTAACATATCTCTTC
Coding sequences:
- a CDS encoding response regulator transcription factor, producing the protein MIEDDLELAQIITDYLKSFDIEVINTDSPYNGLSMLNVHKDYQLIILDLTLPEIDGLELIPKIREKSNIPIIISSARDDILDKVMGLERGADDYLPKPYNPRELQARIKTILKRVDLQNEPKKTEQNSLFEVREDDMQILFKGVALTLTLAEYDILKLLIQRNHGVVAREDFIYASDNIEDESSLKNIDVIISRIRTKLSKIDDSQTYIKSVRGIGYQLV
- a CDS encoding ArsS family sensor histidine kinase, which codes for MIKNISISTFVNIIFTLAFISIFITFAMFINYDKQKHELSLQNRYELIAENFLSTFQSHPTFETLLALYKKFQVIPIEEREEKLEIIKNAQELTITQNFLGTYRVYKYNDVYYIYVQQFGYNVMLKDSTNHNYSMAFIVIGFTISLFTFLFLYEILKRKLHPLKVLNKQLIAFSNGNKDIKLNYTSNDEIGTIAKSFNEAINIINNQSKSKDLFMRNMMHELKTPITKAMFIAETLNDDNKRETLQRAFKRMDDIIKELATVEKLTSKNTMIFKEESSFFKIYTKTLDLMMVNPENIAAKIRDFKFEVDTYMMSIALKNLIDNAIKFSPNKKAIINASKEKIEISSLGEPLSHELSYYTEAFSQEEKRSDGFGLGLYIVKTVVNLHGFKLEYKYEGGRNYFIINMMK
- a CDS encoding Do family serine endopeptidase, producing MKKKLLLISTLIATQLFAKTIDFEMMDKNPTRIAPNTTNEILSFNSSIKDSVHSIVNISAKRHVDTGLDTLPLQMFNDPFFKRFFGDQFGNQFKQNRVQRSLGSGVIVSKDGYIVTNNHVVENAEEITVTIGDDTTEYNAKLIGRDADSDIAVIKIDSDVKLTPIKLGDSNSLMVGDVIFAIGNPFGVGSTVTQGIISALNKNKVGINRYENYIQTDASINPGNSGGALVDSRGALIGINTAIISKSGGNNGIGFAIPVAMVKDVVEKLVADGKVTRGYLGVAIGELDNDLAKVYKRKEGALVLDISTETPAAKGGLKRGDLIYSINGKAIKDRTSLQNTIASFPPDEKIKLGIERDGKDISLDIVLGDRSTLVQIQSDNNTFLGGLKLSVIDSQLQKQFRLPVDSAGILISDVEPKSNAEKVGFQAGDIIVQIEDVEIKNFTNIETALKKYNKKYKRVYVNRYGQTILFVIQ
- the ilvD gene encoding dihydroxy-acid dehydratase; translated protein: MRSDEVKKGFDRTPHRSLLRATGLKDEDFDKPFIGVANSFIELIPGHFFLDKVSAIIKEEIRANGCVPFEFNTIGVDDGIAMGHDGMLFSLPSRELIANSIETVMNAHKLDAMIAIPNCDKIVPGMIMGALRVNVPTVFVSGGPMEKGYTKDGTPIDLATAFEAVGKHEAGEMSDEELKDIECNACPSGGSCSGMFTANSMNTLMEAMGIALPGNGTILALTPEREELYRKAARRICEIALDEASREKYKLKNILNENAVKNAFAVDMAMGGSSNTVLHMLAIAKEAGVNFELKDINAISKKVSHIAKISPSLSTVHMEDINKAGGVNAVMKEMSKRGDDILMENLTISGETTLEKIKDAYIKDTNIIHTIDNPYSAVGGLAILYGNLAEQGAVIKTAGITGSRVFTGKAVCFDGQPEAIKGIVSGKVQAGDVVVIRYEGPKGGPGMQEMLAPTSLIMGMGLGDKVALITDGRFSGATRGASIGHVSPEAAEGGMIGLLKDGDEIHIDVDQYILSVNLSDDEIAKRKAEFKPLKKPLNSSWLGQYRALVTNASSGAVLKTDL